A window of the Candidatus Neomarinimicrobiota bacterium genome harbors these coding sequences:
- the neuB gene encoding N-acetylneuraminate synthase, with translation MTKAFIIAEAGVNHNGNINIAKRLIDAAVQAGSDAVKFQAFIADKLVSKGAKKADYQIKNMSKSEEAQYEMLKKLEFSNKDFRELKDYCDSNDIEFMTTPFDEDSADSVVDLLKRIKIPSGEITNLPFVKYLAQKGKPLILSTGMSTLGEVEKAVNILAENQNIDEGDIPTLTVLHCTTNYPCPYEEVNLNAMLTLKNAFNLPVGYSDHTLGIEVPIAAAAMGATVVEKHFTLDRSMEGPDHKASLEPDELKRMVQSIRNIEIAIGDGRKRPNQSELKIMNDVRKSIIAKEEISSGTKITSNMIEIKRPGNGLPPDDMEKIIGLRIYKDKKAEDVLTWEDFKYE, from the coding sequence ATGACCAAAGCCTTTATAATCGCGGAAGCTGGGGTTAATCATAATGGCAATATTAATATAGCTAAACGACTGATTGATGCTGCTGTTCAGGCCGGATCTGATGCTGTAAAGTTCCAGGCATTTATTGCTGATAAATTAGTTTCAAAAGGAGCAAAAAAAGCAGATTACCAGATTAAAAACATGTCAAAATCTGAGGAAGCGCAGTATGAAATGCTGAAAAAACTGGAGTTTTCTAATAAAGACTTCCGGGAATTAAAAGATTATTGTGATTCTAATGATATTGAATTTATGACAACTCCATTTGATGAGGACAGTGCTGATTCGGTAGTCGATCTATTAAAACGTATAAAAATTCCCTCCGGCGAAATAACAAATCTTCCATTTGTAAAATATCTTGCCCAAAAAGGAAAACCCCTTATTCTCTCCACCGGTATGAGTACTCTTGGAGAAGTTGAGAAGGCTGTGAATATTCTCGCTGAGAATCAAAATATTGATGAGGGAGATATTCCCACTCTTACAGTTTTGCATTGTACCACAAATTATCCGTGTCCCTATGAAGAAGTGAATTTAAATGCAATGCTTACATTGAAAAATGCTTTCAATTTACCTGTTGGTTACTCAGATCATACCCTTGGGATTGAAGTGCCAATTGCTGCCGCTGCAATGGGAGCAACGGTGGTTGAAAAGCATTTCACATTAGATCGATCCATGGAAGGCCCAGACCATAAGGCTTCTCTTGAACCGGATGAATTGAAAAGAATGGTGCAGTCAATCCGTAATATCGAAATTGCGATTGGCGATGGAAGGAAGAGGCCGAATCAAAGTGAACTTAAAATAATGAACGATGTACGCAAGAGCATTATTGCAAAGGAGGAAATATCTTCTGGGACAAAAATTACTTCGAATATGATAGAGATAAAACGACCTGGTAATGGTCTCCCGCCCGATGATATGGAAAAAATTATTGGCTTGAGAATCTACAAAGATAAAAAAGCTGAGGACGTATTAACCTGGGAAGATTTTAAATATGAATAA
- the neuC gene encoding UDP-N-acetylglucosamine 2-epimerase — MLKTVAIFTTTRAEFGLFAPLIEAIKNSKKLEYNLFVGGTHLKSNYGETIREIRENKFNITGTFDYLLNNDSSASLSKSLGIATYELSNIFREYEFDFACVLGDRFELLSIIGNAILFKRPIIHIHGGEKTEGAIDEQIRHMVTKAAHIHFVACEEYATNIERMGEAEWRIYNTGALGIDNIVNEKKIQKSELFKKLNLDEERETVLMTYHPVTLEFEVPISQQVKNIFSALSKWGFQVVITAPNIETEREKVMTFIRKKMSENTNYHFFDSLGFKNYHSLIPHCKFVIGNSSSGIIEVPFFKIPTVNIGSRQDGRIRHPSVIDTNYAVDSIRNGITKALDQNFRKSLGDMEFKFGDGHAAEKMVRIINQTRVDQNFLRKKITFQG, encoded by the coding sequence ATTTTGAAAACAGTTGCGATTTTTACAACAACGCGTGCAGAATTTGGTTTGTTTGCCCCACTGATTGAGGCAATTAAAAATTCAAAAAAATTGGAGTATAATCTGTTTGTAGGAGGTACCCATCTTAAAAGTAATTATGGAGAAACAATACGGGAAATACGGGAAAATAAATTTAATATTACAGGTACCTTCGATTATTTGTTGAATAATGATTCAAGTGCATCATTGAGCAAATCATTGGGGATTGCCACTTATGAACTTTCTAATATTTTTAGGGAATATGAGTTTGATTTTGCATGTGTGCTTGGTGATCGATTTGAACTGTTGAGTATAATTGGTAACGCTATATTGTTTAAACGGCCAATTATTCATATTCATGGCGGGGAAAAGACGGAGGGGGCAATTGACGAGCAAATTCGCCATATGGTTACAAAGGCAGCACACATACACTTTGTCGCGTGTGAAGAATATGCAACCAATATAGAGAGAATGGGGGAAGCCGAATGGCGTATATATAACACCGGGGCGCTGGGAATCGATAATATTGTAAATGAAAAGAAAATTCAAAAATCTGAATTATTTAAAAAATTGAATCTGGACGAGGAACGTGAAACTGTCTTGATGACATATCATCCAGTGACTCTTGAGTTTGAAGTACCAATTTCTCAACAGGTTAAGAATATATTTTCAGCGTTATCTAAATGGGGTTTCCAGGTCGTCATTACCGCACCAAATATTGAGACAGAGCGTGAAAAAGTGATGACATTCATTAGAAAAAAAATGAGTGAAAATACCAATTACCATTTTTTCGATTCGCTGGGGTTTAAAAATTATCATAGCTTAATCCCTCACTGTAAGTTTGTCATAGGGAATTCATCCAGTGGGATAATAGAGGTGCCGTTTTTTAAGATCCCAACTGTCAATATTGGAAGTAGACAAGATGGGAGAATAAGGCATCCAAGTGTAATTGATACGAACTATGCAGTTGATTCTATTAGGAATGGAATTACAAAAGCCCTTGACCAGAATTTCAGAAAGTCCTTGGGAGATATGGAATTTAAATTTGGTGACGGTCATGCTGCCGAGAAGATGGTGAGAATAATTAATCAAACAAGGGTTGATCAAAACTTTTTACGAAAAAAAATAACGTTTCAAGGTTAG
- a CDS encoding acetyltransferase — protein sequence MKDIVIIGGGGHAKVILGMLKDENGWNVLGYTDFEHHTNSLPIKYLGTDEILSELIKEFPECNAVLGIGIISPKDNQKRKNIYKNLKQHGYKFPVIKSKQAILQNDCKISDGTVIMAGAVIQPSVKIGKLAIINTNASVDHDCTIGDSVHIAPGVTVSGDVIIGKESFIGAGASIVQSVNLADECIIGAGAVVTKSITMPGKYVGVPAKLM from the coding sequence TTGAAAGATATTGTAATAATTGGCGGTGGTGGGCATGCAAAGGTCATTCTCGGTATGCTCAAAGATGAAAATGGGTGGAACGTGCTTGGTTATACGGATTTTGAACATCATACAAATTCGTTACCAATAAAGTATTTGGGTACAGATGAAATCCTGTCCGAACTGATTAAAGAATTCCCGGAATGCAATGCCGTATTGGGCATCGGCATTATCTCACCAAAGGATAATCAAAAGAGGAAAAATATTTATAAAAATTTGAAACAACATGGGTATAAATTTCCGGTAATCAAATCAAAACAGGCCATTTTACAAAATGATTGTAAAATATCTGATGGTACAGTAATTATGGCTGGGGCTGTCATCCAACCAAGCGTAAAAATAGGAAAATTGGCGATTATTAACACAAACGCCTCAGTTGACCATGATTGTACCATTGGTGATTCAGTGCATATTGCCCCGGGGGTTACAGTAAGTGGCGACGTTATAATCGGGAAGGAGTCATTTATTGGTGCTGGTGCCTCAATTGTGCAGTCAGTTAACCTTGCTGATGAATGTATTATTGGAGCTGGGGCAGTTGTTACTAAAAGCATAACCATGCCTGGAAAATATGTGGGGGTTCCAGCTAAATTAATGTGA
- a CDS encoding LegC family aminotransferase, translating into MSDQIPLSIPSLKGNEWKYIKECLDTEWVSSAGKYVDKFEQDIAKYVGVKHAVACVNGTAALHVALRIVGVMPSDEVIVPTLTFIAPINTVRYLNAEPLFMDCDEYYNIDIEKTIAFIENETVFENGETKNKKTGSRISAIIPVHVFGNAVDIEPLLPICKERNIKIVEDASESLGTYYTSGELVNKYTGTVGDIGCYSFNGNKIITTGGGGMIVTDNQEYAERARYLTTQAKDDPTRYIHNEIGYNYRLTNIQAAMGVAQLEQLNDYTERKTNNYNKYRDYLNEISGLSLAGVPDYAKHNYWMYPLQIDTDVYPKDREKLMTYLNDNGVQTRPVWKLNHTQLPYQNDFNYDIDKAIQLTKNSLLLPSSVTLQEEQIEHIIELLKS; encoded by the coding sequence ATGTCTGACCAAATACCTTTATCAATACCATCACTCAAGGGTAATGAGTGGAAATATATCAAGGAATGCCTGGATACCGAATGGGTCTCCTCCGCAGGAAAATATGTAGATAAATTTGAGCAAGACATCGCAAAGTATGTGGGAGTCAAACATGCTGTGGCTTGTGTTAATGGAACAGCAGCGCTTCATGTCGCTCTCAGAATTGTGGGAGTAATGCCAAGTGATGAAGTCATCGTTCCAACCCTTACCTTTATTGCTCCCATCAATACTGTCCGGTATTTGAACGCAGAACCGTTATTTATGGATTGCGATGAATACTATAATATTGATATTGAAAAAACTATTGCCTTTATTGAAAATGAAACCGTTTTTGAAAACGGTGAAACCAAAAACAAGAAAACAGGTAGTAGAATATCTGCAATTATTCCGGTTCATGTATTCGGAAATGCAGTTGATATTGAACCATTGCTTCCAATTTGCAAGGAAAGAAATATTAAAATTGTAGAAGATGCTTCGGAAAGCCTTGGAACATACTATACTTCTGGTGAATTGGTGAATAAATATACGGGAACAGTTGGCGATATTGGTTGCTATTCCTTCAATGGGAATAAAATAATTACTACGGGTGGCGGCGGGATGATTGTCACAGATAACCAAGAATATGCTGAAAGAGCAAGATATCTTACTACACAGGCAAAAGACGATCCTACACGCTATATTCACAATGAAATTGGGTATAATTACCGCTTAACAAATATTCAGGCTGCAATGGGAGTGGCGCAACTGGAGCAATTGAATGATTATACTGAAAGAAAGACAAACAATTATAACAAGTACAGAGATTATTTAAATGAAATTTCGGGACTTTCATTGGCCGGGGTTCCGGATTATGCAAAACATAATTACTGGATGTATCCGCTGCAAATTGACACTGATGTATATCCAAAAGACAGGGAAAAACTGATGACATATTTGAATGATAACGGCGTCCAAACCCGGCCGGTATGGAAGTTAAACCATACTCAACTGCCCTACCAAAATGACTTTAATTATGATATTGATAAAGCAATCCAATTAACCAAAAATAGTTTGCTGTTACCAAGCAGTGTTACCTTGCAGGAAGAGCAAATTGAACATATTATTGAATTATTGAAAAGTTGA
- a CDS encoding NAD-dependent 4,6-dehydratase LegB has product MKILITGAAGFIGSHFSEYLVEKGYDVIAFDRYNPNNHWGWLENSKYKNDLEVKLGDIRDYDSVYNAVKDCDVVFHLAALIGIPYSYISPMAYIRTNVEGTYNVLEASRQLDIQQVLITSTSETYGSAQYVPIDEKHLLVGQSPYSASKIGADQLALSYYKSFDTPVKIVRPFNTFGPRQSARAIIPTVISQILNGQEKIKLGNLSPTRDLTYVKDTINGFHEIFKSDSLFGEVTNIGMKEEVSIGELVNLISEIMESDIEIVTDEKRVRPKKSEVERLYCDNKKIMFATSWRPKYTLEEGLRETIDWIKSNFDHFKPEVYNV; this is encoded by the coding sequence GTGAAGATTTTAATTACTGGCGCTGCTGGTTTTATTGGATCTCATTTTTCTGAGTATTTAGTAGAGAAAGGCTACGATGTTATTGCATTTGATCGATATAATCCAAATAATCATTGGGGCTGGCTTGAAAATTCAAAATATAAGAATGATTTAGAAGTGAAGTTAGGAGATATCCGGGATTACGATTCGGTTTATAACGCTGTAAAAGACTGTGATGTTGTTTTTCACCTTGCCGCATTAATTGGAATTCCATATTCATATATTTCTCCAATGGCATATATACGTACCAATGTAGAAGGTACATATAATGTTCTTGAAGCAAGTAGGCAATTGGATATTCAACAGGTATTAATTACTTCAACTAGCGAAACCTATGGAAGTGCGCAATACGTACCAATTGATGAAAAACATCTACTCGTTGGTCAATCGCCGTATTCTGCTTCAAAAATTGGTGCCGACCAGTTGGCATTAAGTTATTATAAATCCTTCGATACCCCCGTAAAAATTGTGCGACCATTTAACACCTTCGGTCCCCGGCAATCAGCACGGGCCATTATTCCAACCGTTATCAGTCAAATTCTCAATGGACAAGAAAAAATCAAACTCGGTAATTTGTCACCAACACGGGATTTAACCTATGTGAAAGACACAATAAATGGGTTTCATGAAATATTTAAATCCGATTCACTGTTTGGTGAGGTGACCAATATCGGGATGAAGGAAGAAGTGTCTATTGGTGAATTAGTGAATTTGATATCAGAGATTATGGAAAGTGACATTGAAATAGTGACCGATGAAAAGAGAGTCCGTCCTAAGAAGAGTGAAGTAGAACGTTTATATTGTGATAATAAAAAGATAATGTTTGCAACAAGTTGGAGACCAAAATATACCCTGGAGGAAGGGTTGCGGGAAACAATCGACTGGATCAAATCAAATTTTGACCATTTTAAACCTGAAGTATATAATGTCTGA
- a CDS encoding SDR family oxidoreductase has product MSKFLVTGGAGFIGSNIVHRLVEIGHSVRVLDNFSTGRRENIQDVIEDITLIEGDLRSYHIVQEAVDDVDFILHQGALPSVPRSIADPVTSNEVNVSGTLNILHAALEAGVKKVVFASSSSIYGDSEKLPKTEDMTPNPLSPYAVSKMAGEKYCKVFADIYGLHTIALRYFNVFGPGQDPTSQYSAVIPKFITSMLEGRSPTIYGDGEQSRDFTYIDNVVKANILATESDFPAGLVVNCAGHQRISVNELVNSINKIAGSSIQATYDDKRPGDVKHSYADINLIKKYLDFRPETSFNEGLQQTINWYNKG; this is encoded by the coding sequence TTGAGTAAATTTTTAGTTACAGGCGGTGCCGGTTTTATTGGCTCAAATATAGTACACAGATTAGTCGAAATTGGTCATTCGGTTCGGGTGTTGGACAATTTCTCAACCGGACGGAGAGAAAACATCCAGGATGTAATTGAAGATATAACACTAATAGAAGGCGATTTAAGAAGCTATCACATCGTACAGGAGGCGGTGGATGATGTTGATTTTATCCTCCACCAGGGTGCGCTACCTTCAGTTCCCCGGTCAATTGCTGATCCAGTAACATCAAATGAAGTGAACGTAAGCGGAACCCTAAATATTTTACACGCAGCGCTCGAGGCAGGTGTAAAAAAAGTAGTCTTTGCCTCCTCATCATCAATTTACGGGGACAGTGAAAAACTGCCAAAAACCGAAGATATGACCCCGAACCCGTTATCACCTTATGCTGTTTCAAAGATGGCCGGTGAAAAATATTGCAAAGTGTTTGCTGATATCTATGGTTTACACACCATAGCATTACGGTATTTTAATGTATTTGGACCAGGTCAGGATCCTACTTCCCAATATTCTGCTGTCATACCAAAATTTATCACATCTATGCTTGAAGGAAGGTCCCCAACAATTTACGGCGATGGTGAGCAGTCACGGGATTTTACATATATTGATAATGTGGTGAAGGCTAATATTTTGGCGACCGAATCTGATTTCCCAGCAGGACTTGTTGTGAATTGTGCCGGGCATCAGAGAATAAGTGTGAATGAACTTGTAAATTCGATTAATAAAATAGCCGGAAGTAGCATTCAGGCAACTTACGATGATAAAAGACCTGGTGATGTGAAGCATTCCTATGCTGATATTAATTTAATTAAAAAGTATTTGGACTTTCGTCCTGAAACTTCATTCAATGAGGGACTCCAACAAACGATTAATTGGTATAACAAAGGGTAA
- the gmd gene encoding GDP-mannose 4,6-dehydratase — protein sequence MTNRNKIALITGITGQDGSYLAELLLEKGYEVHGVIRRASTFNTKRIDHLYKDPHKEDVQMYLHYGDMTDSSNLNRLLEKIAPDEIYNLAAQSHVKVSFEVPEYTAEVDGIGVLRFLDAIKEVGLKDTTKFYQASTSEMYGKVQEVPQNEETPFYPRSPYGVAKLYAYWIVKNYREAYDLFAVNGILFNHESPRRGETFVTRKITRAAARIKAGLQKKLYLGNLEAKRDWGYAPEYCEGMWLMLQQDEPDDYVLATGETHSVREFTELAFREVGISLDWQGEGVNEIGVVSGIAGDNSENGIKKGDVIIEVDSDYFRPTEVDLLVGDSSKAKKGFKWQPQIGFKKLVKIMIESDWKKVNIE from the coding sequence ATGACTAATCGCAACAAAATCGCCCTCATCACAGGAATAACAGGCCAGGACGGCTCATATTTAGCGGAGCTGCTCCTGGAAAAAGGCTACGAAGTACACGGCGTGATCCGTAGAGCTAGTACATTTAATACCAAAAGAATAGATCACCTGTACAAAGATCCCCATAAAGAAGACGTACAAATGTATCTCCACTACGGGGACATGACCGACAGCAGTAACCTGAACAGGCTGCTCGAAAAAATAGCCCCTGACGAAATCTATAACCTTGCTGCCCAGAGCCATGTGAAAGTATCATTTGAAGTACCGGAATACACCGCTGAGGTTGATGGAATAGGTGTTCTACGGTTTCTTGATGCTATAAAAGAGGTCGGGTTAAAAGACACAACAAAATTTTACCAGGCATCCACAAGTGAAATGTACGGTAAGGTTCAGGAAGTTCCGCAAAATGAAGAGACACCATTTTATCCACGATCTCCTTATGGAGTAGCAAAATTATATGCCTACTGGATTGTAAAAAACTATCGTGAAGCATATGATCTGTTCGCAGTAAATGGCATACTTTTTAATCATGAGTCCCCCCGCCGCGGTGAGACTTTTGTTACCAGAAAAATCACACGGGCAGCCGCCAGGATTAAAGCCGGACTGCAAAAGAAACTTTATCTCGGGAACCTAGAAGCCAAGCGTGACTGGGGCTATGCCCCGGAATATTGCGAAGGCATGTGGCTGATGTTACAGCAGGATGAGCCGGATGATTATGTGCTGGCTACCGGTGAAACCCATTCAGTAAGGGAGTTTACGGAACTTGCATTTCGGGAGGTGGGAATTTCTCTTGATTGGCAAGGTGAAGGTGTGAATGAAATTGGAGTTGTGAGTGGTATCGCTGGAGATAATTCTGAGAATGGCATTAAAAAAGGTGATGTGATTATAGAAGTCGATTCCGATTATTTCCGACCAACTGAAGTGGACCTGCTAGTGGGAGATTCTTCAAAAGCTAAAAAAGGTTTTAAATGGCAGCCCCAAATTGGGTTTAAAAAATTAGTAAAAATTATGATTGAATCAGATTGGAAGAAGGTAAATATTGAGTAA
- a CDS encoding GDP-L-fucose synthase, whose translation MKKTAKIYVAGHNGMVGSAIVRRLQEEDYKNLVLRTHDELDLLRQKDVEEFFRNEKPEYVFVAAAKVGGILANDTYRAEFIYENLQIQNNIIHNAYKNGAKKLIFLGSSCIYPKHAPQPMKEEYLLTGELEKTNEPYAIAKIAGIKMCENYYRQYGSNFFSVMPTNLYGPNDNFDLETSHVLPALIRKFHEATHSTTQQLNNSTVTLWGTGEPKREFLHVDDMADACVYLMKTIDASQVYNKDITHINIGVGEDISINNLAGLIADIVGFEGQIEHDTSKPDGTPRKLLDVSWLHELGWEHSISLKEGIQNTYDWYLENVEKDG comes from the coding sequence ATGAAAAAAACCGCAAAAATTTACGTAGCAGGCCACAACGGTATGGTAGGCTCCGCAATTGTGCGACGGTTGCAGGAGGAAGACTACAAAAATTTAGTTCTTAGGACCCACGACGAATTGGATCTGCTGCGACAAAAGGATGTTGAGGAATTTTTTAGAAATGAAAAGCCCGAATACGTATTTGTAGCGGCCGCGAAAGTAGGTGGAATCCTGGCAAATGATACTTACCGTGCAGAATTCATTTACGAAAACCTCCAGATCCAGAATAACATCATCCACAATGCATATAAAAATGGTGCCAAAAAGCTGATTTTCCTGGGAAGTTCCTGCATTTACCCGAAACATGCGCCGCAGCCTATGAAGGAAGAATACCTGCTTACCGGTGAACTTGAAAAAACCAACGAACCCTACGCCATCGCGAAAATCGCCGGTATTAAAATGTGCGAAAACTACTACCGGCAGTATGGCTCAAACTTCTTTTCGGTAATGCCGACAAACCTCTATGGACCTAACGACAATTTCGATCTTGAAACGTCACACGTACTCCCGGCGCTCATCCGAAAGTTTCATGAAGCAACCCACTCAACAACTCAACAACTCAACAATTCAACCGTAACCCTCTGGGGTACCGGCGAACCGAAACGCGAATTCCTTCACGTCGATGACATGGCAGACGCCTGTGTCTATCTAATGAAAACAATTGACGCTAGCCAAGTCTATAATAAAGACATCACCCACATCAACATCGGTGTTGGTGAGGACATCAGCATCAATAACCTAGCCGGATTAATTGCCGATATCGTCGGCTTCGAAGGGCAAATTGAACACGACACCTCAAAACCCGATGGCACACCACGAAAATTGTTAGACGTGTCCTGGCTGCATGAGTTAGGGTGGGAGCATTCGATTTCGTTGAAAGAAGGGATTCAGAATACATATGATTGGTATCTTGAAAATGTCGAGAAAGATGGTTGA
- a CDS encoding type II toxin-antitoxin system VapC family toxin yields MKETLRYLLDTDTCIYLLNGNPQVKTHVSESGVAALAVSILTISELYFGAYNSSRVDANIQRIHDFLTPPGPEILSLSQTAAQYFGELKADLHSKGQPVGDIDLLIAGIAKEYHLTVVTNNEKHFQRIPDLQIANWT; encoded by the coding sequence GTGAAAGAAACACTCAGATATCTGTTGGACACTGATACCTGTATTTATCTGTTGAATGGGAATCCGCAAGTAAAAACCCATGTGTCTGAATCTGGTGTCGCAGCGCTGGCAGTGTCTATTCTGACCATTAGCGAATTGTATTTTGGCGCCTATAACTCCTCCAGGGTTGATGCAAATATCCAGCGGATTCATGATTTCCTGACCCCACCGGGCCCTGAGATATTGTCCTTAAGCCAAACGGCGGCACAATATTTTGGTGAACTGAAAGCAGATCTCCATAGTAAAGGACAACCCGTGGGAGATATAGATTTGCTCATTGCAGGCATCGCAAAAGAATATCACCTCACCGTGGTGACTAATAACGAGAAACACTTCCAGCGAATCCCGGATTTACAGATTGCCAATTGGACGTAA
- a CDS encoding DUF86 domain-containing protein: protein MSEQALVPELLHNIRWAIEQIQHRSKYVETYEDFLADDKGRERLDSICMQFINIGEALKKIDQLTSNELLQQYPDIDWRAAKGMRDVITHHYFDIDAEVVYRTIQHQLPKLLETVSKMIAYLEAKSHDSK, encoded by the coding sequence ATGTCTGAACAGGCATTGGTCCCTGAACTACTCCACAACATCCGCTGGGCTATTGAACAGATTCAACACCGCAGTAAATATGTCGAGACCTATGAAGACTTTCTTGCAGATGATAAGGGCCGGGAACGGCTTGACAGTATCTGTATGCAATTCATCAACATCGGCGAGGCGTTGAAAAAGATCGATCAACTGACTTCCAATGAGTTATTGCAGCAATATCCTGATATCGATTGGCGGGCGGCAAAGGGAATGCGTGATGTAATTACCCATCATTATTTCGACATTGATGCGGAGGTGGTGTACCGTACTATCCAACACCAATTGCCAAAACTGCTAGAGACGGTTAGCAAAATGATTGCTTACCTCGAAGCGAAAAGCCACGACAGCAAATAA
- a CDS encoding nucleotidyltransferase family protein, with translation MKTTTASVPNIKDIRKILQEHKDELYQKFGVTHVGLFGSYAREEATPASDIDIVVEIENPDLFIMAALKTYLEELLKREVDVVRLRHHMNPSLKTRIEHEAVYV, from the coding sequence ATGAAAACCACAACAGCCTCTGTGCCGAACATCAAAGATATTCGCAAAATACTGCAGGAGCACAAAGACGAACTCTATCAAAAATTTGGTGTCACGCATGTTGGCTTATTCGGCAGTTATGCCCGCGAAGAGGCGACGCCAGCCAGCGATATCGATATAGTCGTCGAGATAGAGAATCCGGACCTGTTTATTATGGCTGCGCTCAAAACGTATTTGGAGGAATTACTCAAACGGGAAGTTGACGTTGTCCGCCTCCGGCATCATATGAATCCATCGTTAAAAACCCGAATAGAACACGAAGCAGTGTATGTCTGA
- a CDS encoding DUF5615 family PIN-like protein — protein sequence MYHVTVQWQREAGHDVVTASELGMERATDRELLHRSQQMEQLLITRDKYFGTLVYLERFEAVGVILLRMLPTNIDEVHSEFERLLHEHSDEELQHLLCVVEPHRYRKRRLPGNTDH from the coding sequence GTGTATCACGTCACCGTGCAGTGGCAAAGAGAAGCCGGTCATGATGTAGTCACCGCCAGTGAGCTCGGGATGGAACGCGCCACAGACCGTGAACTTTTACATCGATCCCAGCAAATGGAACAACTTCTTATCACGCGCGACAAGTATTTCGGTACACTCGTATATTTGGAGAGATTTGAAGCAGTTGGAGTCATTCTTTTACGGATGCTGCCAACAAATATTGATGAGGTACATTCGGAATTTGAACGACTACTTCATGAACATTCAGATGAGGAACTACAACACTTGCTCTGTGTAGTGGAACCGCATCGATATCGTAAACGAAGGTTACCTGGAAATACGGACCATTGA
- a CDS encoding DUF433 domain-containing protein — translation MNRIVIDPEIHFGKPCVAGTRIRVENVLELIDEGIPFQEIIDRYYPELEIDDVKACAKYATDLVRGEEISPELT, via the coding sequence ATAAATCGGATCGTCATTGATCCGGAAATTCATTTTGGGAAGCCTTGTGTTGCCGGTACGCGTATTCGTGTTGAGAACGTGTTGGAACTCATCGATGAAGGCATTCCATTTCAGGAAATCATCGACCGGTATTATCCCGAACTGGAAATAGACGATGTGAAGGCCTGTGCAAAGTATGCGACAGACCTGGTGCGGGGTGAAGAAATTTCGCCTGAACTCACCTGA
- a CDS encoding DUF6516 family protein, giving the protein MLHEILQGYLETIAHAIDTLDSIYVEKYEEEILTPNRCNVRIRIRWSAGDLLEINEAVIVTGGILHHLNYRYHFQDATNTMHFRYDNSPHHQNIASFPHHKHTRDGVVKTEQPALPDVINEVKDIVESQEN; this is encoded by the coding sequence ATGTTGCATGAAATACTCCAGGGCTATCTTGAGACAATTGCGCACGCTATCGACACACTGGATTCAATCTACGTGGAAAAGTACGAAGAAGAAATCCTCACTCCAAATCGGTGTAATGTGCGGATTCGCATCCGATGGAGTGCTGGGGATCTGCTCGAAATAAATGAAGCAGTGATTGTAACCGGTGGCATATTACACCACCTGAATTATCGATACCATTTTCAGGATGCGACCAATACAATGCATTTTCGGTATGACAACAGTCCACATCATCAAAACATTGCTTCGTTCCCCCATCATAAACATACACGGGATGGAGTAGTTAAAACAGAGCAACCTGCTCTGCCAGATGTGATAAACGAAGTAAAAGATATTGTAGAGTCACAAGAAAATTAA